One stretch of Pedobacter riviphilus DNA includes these proteins:
- a CDS encoding M15 family metallopeptidase gives MKFNLFTLFFFLSVVVSAQNKPIAEKKLVVVGSYNQYLASVKTDPNNELVEIKKAIPNIKLDIRYATNNNFMQQVMYKQARAFARKPVVESLKKIQKELNKKGYGLKIFDGYRPYAVTVEFYKKASDKNFVANPSKGSKHNRGCAVDLTLIDLKTGKEITMPTPYDSFLAAAAAKYKNVSSEAKKNRDFLIAIMGKYQMNVLENEWWHYDFSGWKKYDLMDIPFEKL, from the coding sequence ATGAAATTCAATCTCTTTACGTTATTTTTCTTCCTCTCAGTCGTTGTTAGCGCCCAAAATAAACCCATTGCCGAAAAAAAACTGGTGGTGGTGGGTTCCTATAATCAATATCTGGCATCGGTAAAAACAGATCCGAATAACGAATTGGTTGAAATTAAAAAAGCCATTCCCAATATCAAATTAGATATCCGCTATGCTACCAATAATAATTTTATGCAGCAGGTGATGTATAAACAGGCAAGAGCTTTTGCCCGAAAGCCAGTAGTAGAATCGTTAAAAAAAATTCAAAAGGAATTAAATAAAAAAGGCTATGGTTTAAAAATATTTGATGGTTATCGGCCTTATGCTGTAACTGTTGAATTTTATAAAAAAGCCAGTGATAAAAATTTTGTAGCTAACCCATCGAAAGGGTCTAAGCATAACAGGGGCTGTGCGGTAGATTTAACCTTGATTGATCTGAAAACGGGCAAAGAAATAACAATGCCAACTCCTTACGATAGTTTTTTGGCTGCTGCTGCGGCGAAATACAAAAATGTATCGTCAGAGGCAAAAAAAAACCGCGATTTTCTGATCGCTATAATGGGTAAGTATCAGATGAATGTGCTAGAAAATGAATGGTGGCACTACGATTTCTCGGGGTGGAAAAAGTACGATTTAATGGATATTCCCTTCGAGAAGCTTTAG
- a CDS encoding phosphoglycerate mutase family protein encodes MKKLFVLLSLTLLFANIVFAQTTSVWIVRHAEKDKSNPQDTNPNLSDEGRIRAGDLATYLKKVKFDVAFATPTKRTHQTLDSLVIPKVIDYKDIKSLVDSIKTNYVGKTVIVAGHSNTVLEIIEALGGKKPKDELTDDDYDYIFELSVKEDKARVKMEQYGRPHHL; translated from the coding sequence ATGAAAAAACTGTTCGTATTACTTTCGTTAACGCTACTCTTTGCCAATATAGTTTTTGCACAAACCACTAGTGTTTGGATTGTTAGACATGCAGAGAAAGATAAATCGAACCCACAGGATACCAACCCCAACCTTTCTGATGAAGGAAGAATCCGTGCAGGAGATTTAGCAACCTACCTAAAAAAGGTAAAGTTTGATGTTGCTTTTGCCACTCCAACAAAAAGAACACATCAAACATTAGATTCATTGGTGATTCCGAAGGTGATTGATTATAAAGACATCAAATCACTTGTAGATAGTATTAAAACCAATTATGTCGGCAAAACCGTTATTGTAGCGGGCCATTCTAACACCGTGCTGGAGATTATTGAAGCCCTTGGTGGCAAAAAGCCTAAAGATGAATTAACTGATGATGATTACGATTATATTTTTGAACTATCAGTAAAGGAAGATAAGGCCAGGGTAAAAATGGAACAATACGGGAGGCCGCATCATTTGTAG